A DNA window from Hydrogenophaga taeniospiralis contains the following coding sequences:
- a CDS encoding DUF1178 family protein, which produces MKVLNLQCAHQHGFEGWFASEEDFTGQLERGLVSCPLCGDTQIQKMLSAPRLNLRTGRNDTATTDLGVSTASLESGPESGVTATGLPPQARWLRALRELMANTEDVGERFADEARAMHSGEADQRNIRGSTSPEVAQELIEEGIDVMALPYLPMLKETLQ; this is translated from the coding sequence ATGAAGGTCCTCAACCTGCAATGCGCCCACCAGCACGGGTTTGAAGGCTGGTTTGCTTCGGAAGAAGATTTCACCGGCCAGCTTGAGCGCGGGCTGGTGAGTTGCCCGCTCTGTGGCGACACGCAGATCCAGAAGATGCTGTCCGCGCCGCGTCTGAACCTGCGCACGGGCCGGAACGACACCGCCACAACCGACCTGGGAGTGTCTACCGCATCTCTCGAATCCGGTCCGGAGTCGGGCGTCACGGCGACAGGCTTGCCACCGCAAGCCCGGTGGCTGCGGGCTTTGCGCGAGCTGATGGCCAACACCGAAGACGTGGGCGAGCGTTTTGCCGACGAGGCCAGGGCCATGCACAGCGGCGAAGCGGATCAGCGCAACATCCGGGGCAGCACCAGCCCCGAGGTGGCCCAGGAGCTGATCGAGGAGGGCATCGATGTGATGGCGCTGCCGTACCTGCCCATGCTCAAGGAAACGCTGCAGTGA
- a CDS encoding NUDIX domain-containing protein, with protein MDDDRHLRETTVSRTELLRGQLLHVVRDTVRLPSSAQATREYVLHPGAVMVIALLDDARVVLERQYRHPLQQVMIEFPAGKLDAGEASLACARRELHEETGYSAREWAFAGRLAPTISYSTEIIDIWFARGLTLGERELDEGEHLDVFTATLPELQAWCRGGEVIDGKTLVGTMWLQNVQDGIWSLDWSGEPGASTDGVAAG; from the coding sequence ATGGACGACGACCGCCATTTGCGTGAAACCACGGTGTCCCGCACCGAGTTGCTGCGTGGTCAGCTGTTGCATGTGGTGCGCGATACCGTGCGTTTGCCGTCGAGCGCGCAAGCCACGCGTGAATATGTCTTGCACCCTGGCGCCGTGATGGTGATCGCGCTGCTCGACGACGCACGGGTGGTGCTGGAGCGCCAGTACCGCCATCCCCTGCAGCAGGTGATGATCGAGTTCCCGGCCGGCAAGCTCGACGCGGGCGAGGCCAGTCTGGCCTGCGCGCGGCGTGAACTGCACGAAGAGACCGGCTACAGCGCGCGCGAATGGGCTTTTGCGGGTCGGCTCGCTCCGACGATTTCCTACTCCACCGAGATCATCGACATCTGGTTTGCGCGCGGTCTCACGCTGGGTGAGCGCGAGCTGGACGAGGGCGAACACCTGGACGTGTTCACCGCGACGCTGCCCGAGCTGCAGGCCTGGTGCCGCGGGGGTGAGGTGATCGACGGCAAGACGCTGGTGGGCACGATGTGGCTGCAAAACGTGCAGGACGGCATCTGGTCGCTTGACTGGTCGGGGGAGCCGGGCGCCAGCACGGATGGGGTCGCTGCGGGATAA
- a CDS encoding DUF2818 family protein has product MTHTVSVWLVLVTALIAANLPFVNDRWLGVIPRKEPKTLWMRMGELVVCYLLVGALGLGLEQAAGQIAPQGWEFYAATGALFLTLAFPGFVYRYLFLRRR; this is encoded by the coding sequence ATGACCCATACCGTTTCTGTCTGGCTGGTGCTGGTGACCGCACTGATCGCCGCCAACCTGCCCTTTGTCAACGATCGCTGGCTGGGCGTGATTCCCCGCAAGGAACCCAAGACCTTGTGGATGCGTATGGGTGAACTGGTGGTGTGTTACCTGCTGGTGGGCGCGTTGGGCCTGGGCCTGGAGCAGGCGGCCGGCCAGATCGCACCCCAGGGCTGGGAGTTCTATGCCGCCACCGGGGCTCTGTTCCTCACGCTCGCGTTTCCCGGCTTCGTGTACCGCTACCTTTTCCTGCGCCGCAGGTAG
- the nuoN gene encoding NADH-quinone oxidoreductase subunit NuoN: MIDNLSWVAAYPEILLLVMACVIALVDLGVKTPLRGATYLLTLLTLAVVALLQGMYASTGQATLAWGGMVVSDPMGNWLKCFAALAMMVTLVYGRVYAGDRGMLRGGELFTLALFALLGMFVMISGHNFLMIYLGLELLTLSSYALVALRRDDVQATEAAMKYFVLGALASGFLLYGLSMVYGATGSLDLAEVVKAIAGGEATLKGSPQVLTLGLVFVVAGLAFKLGVVPFHMWVPDVYHGAPTAVTLMIGGAPKLAAFAIVIRLLVEGLQPLAVDWQQMLAVLAVASLLVGNLAAIAQTNLKRMLAFSTISQMGFMLLGLLAGVVAGDSSNAANAYGSSMFYVITYVLTTLGTFGVILLLSRSGFESENISDLAGLNQRSPLYAGVMAICMFSLAGVPPLVGFYAKLSVLQALLASSGAFYIGLAVFAVMMSLIGAFYYLRLVKVMYFDAPTQTADIAAGADARSVLSLNGALVLVLGIVPGGLMTLCAQAVAALLA; this comes from the coding sequence ATGATTGACAACCTCAGCTGGGTCGCGGCTTACCCTGAAATCCTGTTGCTGGTGATGGCCTGCGTGATCGCGCTGGTGGACCTCGGCGTCAAGACCCCGCTGCGTGGGGCCACCTACCTGCTCACCCTGCTCACGCTGGCCGTGGTGGCCCTGCTGCAGGGCATGTACGCGAGCACCGGCCAGGCCACCCTGGCCTGGGGCGGCATGGTCGTGAGCGACCCCATGGGCAACTGGCTCAAGTGTTTCGCCGCGTTGGCCATGATGGTCACCCTGGTCTATGGCCGCGTGTACGCGGGAGATCGCGGCATGCTGCGGGGCGGTGAGCTGTTCACGCTGGCGCTGTTCGCGCTGCTGGGCATGTTCGTCATGATCTCGGGCCACAACTTCCTGATGATCTACCTCGGCCTGGAGCTGCTCACCTTGTCCAGCTACGCGTTGGTTGCCTTGCGCCGCGACGACGTGCAGGCCACCGAAGCCGCCATGAAGTATTTCGTGCTGGGGGCGCTGGCCAGCGGTTTCCTGCTCTATGGTCTGTCCATGGTGTACGGCGCCACCGGCTCGCTGGACTTGGCCGAGGTGGTCAAGGCCATCGCGGGCGGTGAGGCCACGCTCAAGGGCTCACCGCAGGTGCTCACGCTGGGTCTGGTGTTCGTGGTGGCCGGTCTGGCGTTCAAGCTGGGCGTGGTGCCGTTCCACATGTGGGTGCCCGACGTGTACCACGGTGCACCCACGGCCGTCACGCTCATGATCGGTGGCGCGCCCAAGCTGGCGGCGTTCGCCATCGTGATCCGCCTGCTCGTGGAAGGTCTGCAGCCACTGGCGGTGGACTGGCAACAGATGCTGGCCGTGCTGGCCGTGGCGTCGCTGCTGGTGGGCAACCTGGCCGCCATCGCGCAGACCAATCTCAAGCGCATGCTGGCGTTTTCCACCATTTCGCAGATGGGTTTCATGCTGCTGGGCCTGCTGGCGGGTGTGGTGGCGGGCGACAGCAGCAACGCTGCGAATGCGTACGGTTCGTCCATGTTCTACGTCATCACCTATGTGCTGACCACGCTGGGCACCTTCGGTGTCATTCTGCTGCTCTCGCGCAGCGGCTTCGAGTCGGAAAACATCAGCGACCTCGCTGGTCTGAACCAGCGCAGTCCGTTGTACGCGGGCGTGATGGCGATCTGCATGTTCTCGCTGGCGGGCGTGCCCCCGCTGGTGGGTTTCTACGCCAAGCTGTCCGTGCTGCAGGCGCTGCTGGCGTCCAGCGGTGCCTTCTACATCGGGCTGGCGGTGTTCGCGGTGATGATGTCGCTCATCGGCGCGTTCTATTACCTGCGCCTGGTCAAAGTCATGTACTTTGATGCGCCCACACAAACCGCCGACATCGCCGCTGGCGCCGATGCGCGCTCGGTGCTCTCCCTCAACGGTGCGCTGGTGCTGGTGCTGGGCATCGTGCCCGGTGGCCTGATGACACTGTGCGCGCAGGCCGTGGCGGCCTTGCTCGCCTGA
- a CDS encoding NADH-quinone oxidoreductase subunit M: MGLLSLAIWTPIAFGVVLLALGRDDQAHVVRWIALVGAVLSLAVTVPLYSGFELGTAAMQFVEIRPWIERFHVNYHLGVDGISLWLVLLTAFINVVVVVASWESITSRVNQYMGAFMILSGLMIGVFAAQDAMLFYVFFEATLIPMYLIIGIWGGPNKIYAAFKFFLYTLLGSLLMLVALIYLYTQAGGSFSLSDWYKLPLGGTAQTLLFFAFFFAFAVKVPMWPVHTWLPDVHVEAPTGGSAVLAAIMLKLGAYGFLRFSLPILPDASHEWAWLMIALSLVAVVYVGLVAMVQQDMKKLVAYSSVAHMGFVTLGFFVFSDLGVSGAIVQMIAHGFVSAAMFLAIGVLYDRVHSREIASYGGVVNTMPNFTAFALLFVMANCGLPGTAGFVGEWMVILAAVKANFWIGAAAATALIFGAAYSLWMFKRVYLGAPGNGHVKALIDINPREFLVMASLGIAVLFMGVYPKPFTDVMDASVAELLRHVAISKLN; the protein is encoded by the coding sequence ATGGGTTTGCTGAGCCTTGCGATCTGGACGCCAATTGCCTTTGGCGTCGTGCTGCTGGCCCTGGGCCGCGACGATCAGGCGCACGTGGTGCGCTGGATCGCTCTGGTGGGTGCGGTGTTGAGTCTGGCGGTGACGGTGCCGTTGTACAGCGGTTTTGAACTGGGCACGGCCGCGATGCAATTCGTGGAAATCAGGCCCTGGATCGAGCGCTTCCATGTCAACTACCACCTGGGCGTGGATGGCATTTCGCTCTGGCTGGTGCTGCTGACCGCGTTCATCAACGTGGTGGTGGTGGTGGCCAGTTGGGAGTCGATCACCAGCCGCGTCAACCAGTACATGGGCGCCTTCATGATCCTGTCGGGTCTGATGATCGGCGTGTTCGCCGCGCAGGACGCGATGCTGTTCTACGTGTTCTTCGAAGCCACGCTGATTCCGATGTACCTCATCATCGGTATCTGGGGTGGTCCGAACAAGATCTACGCCGCCTTCAAGTTCTTCCTCTACACGCTGCTGGGCTCGCTGCTCATGCTGGTGGCACTGATCTACCTGTACACACAGGCCGGCGGCAGCTTTTCGTTGTCCGACTGGTACAAGCTGCCGCTGGGTGGCACCGCCCAGACCCTGCTGTTCTTCGCGTTCTTCTTCGCGTTCGCGGTGAAGGTGCCGATGTGGCCGGTGCACACCTGGCTGCCCGACGTGCACGTCGAGGCGCCTACCGGTGGTTCGGCTGTGCTGGCGGCCATCATGCTCAAGCTCGGCGCCTACGGCTTCCTGCGCTTCTCCCTGCCCATCCTGCCCGATGCCTCCCACGAGTGGGCCTGGCTCATGATCGCGCTGTCCCTGGTGGCGGTGGTCTATGTGGGTCTGGTGGCCATGGTCCAGCAGGACATGAAAAAACTGGTCGCCTATTCGTCGGTGGCGCACATGGGTTTTGTCACCCTGGGCTTCTTCGTGTTCAGCGACCTTGGCGTGTCGGGGGCAATCGTGCAGATGATCGCGCACGGCTTCGTGTCTGCCGCGATGTTCCTGGCCATCGGTGTGTTGTACGACCGCGTGCATTCGCGGGAAATCGCCTCTTACGGCGGTGTCGTCAACACCATGCCCAATTTCACCGCGTTCGCGCTGCTCTTCGTCATGGCCAACTGCGGTCTGCCGGGCACCGCTGGTTTCGTCGGTGAGTGGATGGTGATCCTGGCCGCCGTCAAGGCCAACTTCTGGATCGGCGCCGCCGCTGCCACGGCCTTGATCTTCGGCGCAGCCTATTCGCTTTGGATGTTCAAGCGGGTGTACCTGGGCGCACCGGGCAATGGCCATGTCAAGGCGCTGATCGACATCAACCCCCGCGAATTCCTCGTGATGGCGTCGCTGGGCATCGCGGTGCTGTTCATGGGCGTGTACCCCAAGCCCTTCACCGACGTGATGGACGCCTCCGTGGCCGAACTGCTGCGCCACGTTGCCATCTCCAAACTGAACTGA